A stretch of Gadus macrocephalus chromosome 17, ASM3116895v1 DNA encodes these proteins:
- the LOC132475914 gene encoding equilibrative nucleoside transporter 2: MKGQADAPRDRGGLVGIIFFILGLGTLLPWNFFMTASMYFQGRLNTTEWSDGEVVVRKEYYFNNWMTLLSQLPLLLFTLLNSILYQRISEAVRIAGSFVAILFFFVFTAILVKVDMGMDRFFSVTMATIWFINSFGAVVQGSLFGLVGQMPPQYSGFFMSGQGLAGTFAALAMIFAIASEADSETAALGYFITPCIGTLVTLLSYVLLPRLEFAQHYLNRSGRHETDASHELLDESSLTEKSKLNANGGVQANGAAAEDPGASLETNMVLVVEPTKQATVTLDEGRTDPKKASVMEVFKKIWVMAFCVTFVFTVTLSVFPAVAADVRTYSPEGTWERYFLSVCCFLVFNVNDWLGRTVTTWVHWPRKDSVVFPVLVGCRVVFVPLIMLCNVQSRWLLPVYFPHDAAFAVIMALFAFSSGYFVCLSMTYAPQMVAAKDAETAGALMTFFLALGLSCGAALSFALRALV, translated from the exons ATGAAGGGCCAGGCTGACGCACCGCGGGACCg aggaggtctggtgggcATCATCTTCTTCATCCTGGGCTTGGGAACACTGTTGCCATGGAACTTCTTCATGACCGCCTCCATG tatttCCAGGGCCGCCTGAACACGACAGAGTGGAGTGACGGGGAGGTGGTGGTCCGCAAGGAGTACTACTTCAACAACTGGATGACCCTGCTCTCCCAGCTGCCCCTGCTGCTCTTCACCCTGCTCAACTCCATCCTTTACCAGAG GATATCGGAGGCGGTGCGGATCGCGGGAAGCTTTGTGGccatcctcttcttcttcgtcttcacAGCCATCCTGGTCAAGGTGGACATGGGGATGGACCGCTTCTTCTCCGTCACCATGGCCACCATATGGTTCATCAACT cgtTCGGGGCGGTGGTGCAGGGCAGTCTGTTCGGCCTGGTGGGCCAGATGCCCCCGCAGTACAGCGGCTTCTTCATGAGCGGCCAGGGGCTCGCCGGCACCTTCGCCGCGCTCGCCATGATCTTCGCCATCGCAA GTGAAGCCGACTCTGAGACGGCGGCGCTGGGGTACTTCATCACGCCCTGCATCGGGACGCTGGTCACCCTCCTCAGCTACGTGCTCCTGCCGCGCCTG GAGTTTGCCCAGCACTATCTAAACAGAAGTGGACGACACGAGACGGACGCCAGCCATGAACTACTGGACG AGAGCAGTTTGACGGAGAAGAGCAAGCTAAATGCTAACGGCGGCGTGCAGGCCAACGGTGCCGCGGCGGAGGACCCGGGAGCCTCCCTGGAGACCAACATGGTCCTGGTCGTGGAGCCCACCAAGCAGGCCACCGTGACCCTGGACGAGGGCCGGACCGACCCCAAGAAGGCCTCCGTCATGGAGGTCTTCAAAAAG atctgGGTGATGGCGTTCTGCGTGACGTTTGTCTTCACCGTGACGCTGTCCGTGTTCCCCGCGGTCGCCGCTGACGTCAGGACATACTCACCCGAGGGCACCTGGG agcgctacttcctgtctgtgtgcTGCTTCCTGGTGTTCAACGTCAACGACTGGCTGGGCCGTACCGTCACCACGTGGGTGCACTGG ccGCGTAAGGACTCAGTGGTGTTCCCGGTGCTGGTGGGCTGCAGGGTGGTGTTCGTGCCGCTGATCATGCTGTGCAACGTCCAGAGCCGCTGGCTGCTGCCCGTCTACTTCCCCCACGACGCGGCCTTCGCCGTCATCATGGCGCTGTTCGCCTTCTCCAGCGGATACTTTGTGTGCCTCTCCATGACCTACGCACCGCA gatggTGGCAGCGAAGGACGCAGAGACGGCCGGGGCCCTCATGACCTTCTTCCTGGCCCTCGGGCTCTCATGCGGAGCCGCCCTGTCCTTCGCTCTGAGAGCCCtggtctaa